The Pelodiscus sinensis isolate JC-2024 chromosome 4, ASM4963464v1, whole genome shotgun sequence genomic sequence ATAATAGTCTTTGATGTTCCATCTGTATAAGGTCTCACTCACTCACAGCTCTCTCCCACCAGTTAACCTCTTCATCCCCTGccaggcagcaacacagggaggTTAAAGTTCTCCCCACCTCTCTCCACATTATAGACAACAATATTCCTATTGTTTTCATAAAACTAGCTCAGATTTTCCCATTTCTCCATAAAGGGGGGCTGTAAGGGAGATGAGTGTTTCCATTGTTCTcagtcagggaaactgaggcacaatgcaGCAACCACTTGACCAAAGGCACAGATGTCAATAGCATCAGCCAGCTTAGAACTCAGACTGATGCCTGACTCACCTCTTTCATCCACAAGGATTTTTAAACGCTAGCACACTCATCCACCCACTCCATCATGAACAAAAatcctccttgtgaaatgagataGGTATTTCTCAATATATTATGATCTGTCTGTGCACATGTGGCCCCCAGCACAAAACCAGTTGGAAGCTCTAGATAAGTCCGTAAAATAATCAATAGTAATAATTAATAACAGAAAAGTTCTGCTCTTAGAAAGGAAGGGGGACACTTTTTTAAATACATTGAGCACATTGGCTTTATTGCCTGACCTCCATCCCCACCTGGACAGTTCAGTCAgaagagcatcagacttttaatctgagggttGGATTCACGGTCCAGGTCCAGCTGTAGCTTTTGCCATTAAGCTTGATGATTTAAAGGTTTGTTCTAGCCTAAAGTTCTAAGAAAACTCTCTGGAAATGAGTCCCAGATGGTGAGTCGGCACCATGAAGATCAATCCATTCTGCAGAGAGACAGTTGGCTTGCCCGTTCCTGATCTGACTAATGGGAGGTGATGAGGTTCAGGTCAGGACAGTAAAGGCAGCCCTGCAGAGACaccatttcaaattttggttgGGGGGAGTAACTTTAGCCATGATTCCAGGGGCTATTTGGGCACCTGAAAACTCTAGTTTTCTGGCAGACAATTTAACAGTTACCTAACATAAGCACTGTATCTAagtcctatataaaagaaaggcAAATATTAGACACACTCGGCTCTAATAATAGCAGGTTCTGATATGTTGTGGCAAGCCATTTAAGGGACAGATTTACAtgtttaatgtatattcttactttgttactaactctgcggagagagaaagagagaccctATCAGAAGTCTTGGGTTCTATCTCAGCTCTAGGAGgcgagtggggtctagtgggttacagcaggggcattTACATCTGCGTTCTAAGTAAGACCCGCagaatggccctactgggtcagaccaaaggtctatctggAATAGAATCTTATCTTCCGATAGCAAATGctgggtgcttcagagggaatgaacacaacaggcaattaCTGAGTGATtcatcccgtcacccattcccagcttttggcaaacagagggAGGGACATGGGCATGGTATTGGATCTCTGCCTACTAATAGCCATTGtgggacctattctccatgaacttctcaacttcctctggcaaagagttccacaggttggctgtgaagaaatactttctgtTGTTTGCTTTAAATCTTCAGCTTATTAATGTCATTGAGTGACACCCAGTTCTTGTGTTGtttgaaagagtaaataacacttcctttatTCAGTTTTTCTACaacacttatgattttatagacttctgacATATTtcccccttaatcatctcttttccaaacagaaaagtcccagtatttTTAGTATCTTCTCATATGGAATGTGTTCATGactcctaataatttctgttgcccttctctgaaccttttccaaatccaatatatctttgttGAGATGGTTTGATCAAATCTGCACAGCATTTCATATGTGGGATACCATGGATTTAttcagaggcaatatgatattttctatcttattatctatcccttacCTAATGAGTCCCAATAACGttaggttttcttttctttcttttttggacagctagccacaatgactccaagatctctttattgATGGGctcagctaatttagaccccatcattttgtatgtatatttgggattatatttttcctctGTGCATTACTCTGCACTttttcaacactgaattccatctgccattgtgttgcccagtcttgtgagttttgtgagatccctttgtaacgcCGGGAAGACTGCTTTgggcttaactatcttgaatacaTTTTGTATCATTTCCAAATTTTGCCAGTTCACCATTTACCCTTTTTTTCAGACCATTTATGAATGCGTTGAACAGCacaggtcccagtacagacctctTGGGGACACCtctatttacttctctccattttcACCAGTTATTCCCACCCTTTGGTTCCCATTTTATGACTGGAGTGCCTGACAATGCTTTCAGGATCCTTAGTTTACTTGAATGACAAACCTTTTGTTACTTTAATTACCCTGCCTCtgttataaacaaactccctgccagaAAGGCTGTATTGCTCCCACCTTCTGAATTCATCATGTATCACATGCACGCTGTGCTGCAGTTCAGGGCTCTGTCTCTGGCTAGGCTAAGTGAGTAGACCTGGGGTACAAAattcaggagggggaggggtgctatGGCCTCCAGTCCCCCTAAATGGTGCTGCCTGCAGCCTTCACTCTCCTCAAGGCCTTCACCAGGGCTCTCTTAAAGTCCCTGTTCCTCAGGGTATAGATGAAGGGGTTCAGCAGTGGGATGATAATGGCATAGAAGATCGACACCATTTTGTCCATGTCGGAGGCCCGGCCGGATCCTGGACGAACATACATGAATATGACTGTGCCATAGAAGATGGTGACGACGGTGAGGTGGCTGGTGCACGTGGAGAACGCTTTGTGTCGGCCCGTGGCCGACGGGATACGGCAGATGGTAGAGATGATCAGGGTGTAGGAGGTGAGGGTCAGGAGAAAGGAGCTGAGCACCACCACCGCCGACACCAAGAAAACCGAGATGTTGGCCACCTGAGTGTCCCCGGTTGACAGCCTCAGCAGGGGCCCCGTGTCACAGAAGAAGTGGTTGATGTGGTTGGTGCCGGAGAAGGGCAGTTGGGAGATGAAggctgtgggcaggaagggagtAAGGAAGCCACTCACCCAGGAGCCAAAAGCCAGCCGGGCACAGGCCTGGCCATCCATGAGCACTGGGTAGCGcagcgggtggcagatggccaggTACCGATCATAGGCCATGGTAGCCAGGAGGAAGAACTCCGTGGagccgaagaagaagaagaagtacATCTGGGTGATGCAGGCGTGGAAGGAGATGGCACGATGGCCGTGGTGGAAATCTCCCAGCAGCCGGGGCACTGTGACTGAGGTGTAGCAGATCTCCAGAAAGGAGAAATGGCtgaggaagaaatacatgggagTGCGCAGGCTggcctcctgctgggagagggCAATGATCACCATGTTGCCGAGCAGCGTGAAGAGGTAGATGGCCAGGAAGATGGCGAAGGAGAGGAGCTGAAGCTCCGGTGAAAGAGCGAAGCCCAGCAGGAGGAATTCAGTGACAGAAGTTTGGTTGTCCATGCTCACGTTGGCCAACAGTGTAGCTTTCAGAGGAACAGCGAGCAACACTGGATTAAGGTGTAAGAAACTATGCTACAGCTGAGGAACTCGCAATACGAGGggcctttaaaaaagaaaaaactgacTCCATTTCACATTGTATCAAAATCATTTGATAATAAAAGAGAGATTGAAGTTGGAAATTTTCATTCAACTATCACAAAAATATACACCTCTGGTTACACAGACACctttcccccatccttcctcttcACTAATTGTTCAATTATTGACAGGCGGGTggtcaggggtgggaaaaaacCCAATAATTGCACTTCTAAAATTAGTATTTCTATGAGTCAGTCTGATACCAGTCTCCTAAGGGCAGTGTTTTGTTGGCCAACTGCTAGTGGTAAAATTGTCACTGTGGCATCAtggtttatttaaataaataagcaATCTCATTCCTGATAAAATTGGGAAAAATGTGAGGTCGGAGGCAGCAGTGTCATGAAGCAGCCTTGCCAAGCTCAAACTTGTATGGGATTTGTTCTAGGAGTGACGTCATGTCCTTCTTCGCTGGTAATAGCCAAACGGCTGCCATCTTTTGTTTACCATCCAGCAGGCTCAGTTCTATAGTGCCTTCATTCCTGTTTTTCTTCGTTTTCCTAAGCGTTCGGGTGGTCGTTCTTTTGATCTGTACAGACATAAAATTGTGTATTTCAGTGCACATGCCACTTTCTGTTTCATGCACTGTCTATGCGTTACATGAATGAGCGTGCAGGTGACCATCTTCTGGGCTTGGCTTGAGTGGAGCTTGAAGAGGATACATTTATGttggcttcctcctccccccgccatgaGTTTCAGGAGCCTCCACTGTATTTTAATTGTATGacaaaagaaaaatcccaacaattcattgtttcataatgaaaattaaatggcaataatattttatatatagtcTGGATAAACTTTGTATTGCCCTAACAAACTTaatcaaactttttttccccatttattcATATGAAAATGAAGATCATTTTCCTTAATCATGGTATAAAATTATGATATCCTCTCGTTTTGCTGTGAGACCATGAAAGCTTTCATGTTCAATGTCCAAGCTTTCAAAGCACGTTCAAGCTTTCATGTTCAAAGTCAATGTCTTTTCTGTAAAAATACAGAGTTTATTTTTTATGGTATGGGGCCTTTTGTACCATCCAATAGAGCTACAGCTGATTGAAACCAGCTGGGATTGGGTCA encodes the following:
- the LOC102449836 gene encoding olfactory receptor 11L1-like — translated: MDNQTSVTEFLLLGFALSPELQLLSFAIFLAIYLFTLLGNMVIIALSQQEASLRTPMYFFLSHFSFLEICYTSVTVPRLLGDFHHGHRAISFHACITQMYFFFFFGSTEFFLLATMAYDRYLAICHPLRYPVLMDGQACARLAFGSWVSGFLTPFLPTAFISQLPFSGTNHINHFFCDTGPLLRLSTGDTQVANISVFLVSAVVVLSSFLLTLTSYTLIISTICRIPSATGRHKAFSTCTSHLTVVTIFYGTVIFMYVRPGSGRASDMDKMVSIFYAIIIPLLNPFIYTLRNRDFKRALVKALRRVKAAGSTI